One part of the Salmo salar chromosome ssa28, Ssal_v3.1, whole genome shotgun sequence genome encodes these proteins:
- the nme2a gene encoding NME/NM23 nucleoside diphosphate kinase 2a codes for MSNEERTFIAIKPDGVQRRLVGEIIKRFELKGFKMVGMKFVQAPESLLREHYADLEDRPFFPGLVSYMTSGPVVAMVWEGFNVVKTGRVMLGETNPADSKPGTIRGDYCIQVGRNIIHGSDSIESANTEINLWFKPEELCSYTSCSTSWLY; via the exons ATGTCGAACGAGGAGCGGACTTTCATTGCCATCAAGCCAGATGGAGTTCAGAGGAGGCTTGTTGGAGAAATCATCAAGAGATTTGAGCTAAAGGGCTTCAAAATGGTGGGGATGAAATTCGTCCAG GCCCCGGAGTCTCTGCTGAGGGAGCACTACGCTGACCTGGAGGACAGACCGTTCTTCCCAGGCCTCGTTAGCTACATGACCTCAGGACCAGTGGTGGCCATG GTGTGGGAAGGGTTCAACGTGGTGAAGACAGGCAGAGTAATGCTGGGAGAGACCAACCCTGCAGACTCCAAACCCGGAACCATCCGAGGGGACTACTGCATCCAAGTGGGCAG GAACATCATCCATGGCAGTGACTCAATAGAGAGTGCCAACACAGAGATCAACCTGTGGTTCAAACCTGAGGAGCTTTGTAGCTACACTAGCTGCTCCACCAGCTGGCtttactga